From Trichoderma atroviride chromosome 1, complete sequence, one genomic window encodes:
- a CDS encoding uncharacterized protein (BUSCO:EOG092D45EU), producing MASSEQIKVTQDLLARAHSPDSANRIYSEKIQYRTLQLKPTSPPPAALNARAARHKARQQEKLRGKQRPKPLSARERRNFGLYDIPKQGQKYEVYEPLKKMWMGYALEILGNDIYTGGSLAAAKLASAEFHGAEAEVVRSRCPGRVGTKGIIVRDRKFVVELITKKRGLKVIPKEGTTFRVEVCVPQQPNNDTEKKTFAFEVLGDQMMLRSADRANRKFKSHFLKNV from the coding sequence atggcatCCTCAGAGCAGATCAAAGTGACGCAGGACCTGTTGGCGCGAGCGCACTCTCCCGACAGCGCAAACCGCATCTACAGCGAAAAGATCCAGTATCGAACTCTCCAGCTAAAGCCTACATCTCCTCCGCCTGCTGCTCTCAACGCCAGGGCAGCGCGTCACAAAGCTCGCCAGCAGGAAAAGTTACGCGGAAAGCAGAGGCCAAAGCCGCTGTCAGCTCGGGAGCGTCGCAATTTTGGGCTCTACGACATTCCAAAGCAAGGTCAAAAATATGAAGTCTATGAaccgctgaagaagatgtggaTGGGCTACGCCTTGGAGATTTTAGGCAACGACATCTACACCGGCGGCTcactggctgctgccaaaCTGGCCAGTGCTGAATTTCACGGGGCAGAGGCCGAAGTGGTGAGGAGCCGGTGTCCAGGACGAGTGGGAACCAAGGGCATCATCGTCAGAGACCGCAAGTTTGTCGTTGAGCTGAttacaaagaagagaggacTCAAAGTCATACCCAAGGAAGGAACCACGTTTCGCGTGGAAGTCTGCGTCCCTCAACAACCCAACAATGAtacggagaagaagacgtttGCCTTTGAGGTGCTTGGCGACCAGATGATGCTCCGATCTGCGGACCGAGCCAACAGAAAGTTCAAGTCACACTTTCTGAAGAATGTATAG
- a CDS encoding uncharacterized protein (EggNog:ENOG41~TransMembrane:4 (i12-36o48-68i89-109o143-168i)) yields MNILNPSPWKLPSPFVGITFRAFCGLIMLANASAVYGRLEILSISANFVLTTNISFTCLILVMIAMFCEQRWRNNYFSRDVKIFCLSFASLWAMVFTSNFGFIVSGFVVCHVPSYQHEAEAKYCHFFGNHKIAEIPDRAGWLIYFWIVMAVTLSIACWQTISWLHWYFRISDLLRRRATTATAA; encoded by the exons ATGAACATTCTCAACCCTAGTCCATGGAAACTCCCCTCGCCCTTTGTGGGCATAACGTTCAGAGCGTTCTGTGGCCTGATAATGTTGGCCAACGCGAGTGCCGTCTATGGACGGTTGGAAATCTTGAGCATTTCCGCCAACTTTGTTCTTACGACCAATATTTCCTTT ACGTGCCTAATACTTGTAATGATTGCCATGTTTTGCGAGCAGCGTTGGCGCAACAATTATTTCAGCCGCGACGTCAAGATCTTTTGCCTCAGTTTCGCTTCACTTTGGGCCATGGTGTTTACTTCAAATTTCGGTTTCATCGTGAGCGGTTTTGTAGTTTGCCATGTTCCAAGCTATCAACATGAAGCCGAGGCGAAGTATTGCCACTTCTTTGGCAATCATAAAATAGCTGAGATCCCCGACCGAGCGGGCTGGCTTATATATTTTTGGATCGTCATGGCCGTCACTTTGAGTATAGCTTGCTGGCAGAC GATCAGCTGGCTTCATTGGTACTTCAGGATCAGCGATTTACTAAGAAGGAGGGCTACAACTGCGACTGCAGCGTAA